In Crassostrea angulata isolate pt1a10 chromosome 6, ASM2561291v2, whole genome shotgun sequence, a genomic segment contains:
- the LOC128188177 gene encoding ryncolin-1-like isoform X1, producing the protein MRKILICNSTMEGMLSILILTMLLKSTNGQLLYDDLEEEQKCVNVATHIIKNELQQFTKNIERMVKQNMEGIKNLDASVRNIGDKLTCSDRLTPIFGTDCADILKRYPDTRWKNGVYDIFGLNRTKAVYCDMTTDNGGWTVIQRRVDGSVDFNNNWTEYKNGFGFADHEYWIGNDMLHRLTSQKLQELRVDMERFNGEKAYAVYSRFAVGNETSKYKLEVNGYSGNAGDSLKVHNNKKFSTPDQDNDNDSRSCGTTWRSGWWFDHCFQANPNGQYTDSEKTDFKYISWYHWRNSHISLKTMQLMIRPRF; encoded by the exons ATGAGGAAG ATCCTAATCTGTAATTCAACAATGGAGGGAATGTTGAGCATTTTGATTTTGACTATGTTGTTGAAATCAACGAATGGACAATTGTTATACGATGATTTGGAGGAAGAGCAAAAATGTGTGAACGTGGCAACACACATTATAAAAAATGAACTACAACAATTTACCAAAAACATTGAAAGAATGGTGAAGCAAAATATGGAAGGAATAAAAAATCTCGACGCAAGTGTCAGGAATATAGGAGATAAATTAACCTGCAGTGATAGATTGACACCCATATTCG GCACCGACTGTGCTGACATTTTAAAGAGATACCCAGATACAAGATGGAAGAACGGGGTGTACGATATTTTTGGTTTAAACAGAACAAAGGCCGTGTACTGTGATATGACCACTGACAACGGAGGTTGGACG GTGATTCAGCGGAGAGTGGATGGATCGGTGGACTTTAACAATAACTGGACGGAATACAAGAACGGGTTTGGATTTGCTGATCATGAGTATTGGATAG GAAATGACATGCTACATAGACTGACGTCACAGAAGCTCCAGGAACTGCGAGTAGACATGGAGAGATTCAACGGAGAAAAGGCCTATGCTGTTTACTCACGGTTTGCTGTCGGTAACGAGACCAGTAAATATAAGTTGGAGGTGAATGGATACAGTGGAAATGCAG GGGATAGTCTGAAAGTACACAACAATAAGAAGTTCTCCACACCGGACCAGGATAACGACAATGACAGCCGTTCCTGTGGCACCACCTGGAGATCGGGATGGTGGTTCGACCATTGTTTCCAGGCCAACCCTAATGGACAGTACACCGACTCTGAGAAAactgattttaaatatatttcatggtATCACTGGAGAAACTCGCATATATCTCTTAAAACGATGCAGTTGATGATTCGTCCTCGATTCTGA
- the LOC128188177 gene encoding ryncolin-1-like isoform X2 produces MEGMLSILILTMLLKSTNGQLLYDDLEEEQKCVNVATHIIKNELQQFTKNIERMVKQNMEGIKNLDASVRNIGDKLTCSDRLTPIFGTDCADILKRYPDTRWKNGVYDIFGLNRTKAVYCDMTTDNGGWTVIQRRVDGSVDFNNNWTEYKNGFGFADHEYWIGNDMLHRLTSQKLQELRVDMERFNGEKAYAVYSRFAVGNETSKYKLEVNGYSGNAGDSLKVHNNKKFSTPDQDNDNDSRSCGTTWRSGWWFDHCFQANPNGQYTDSEKTDFKYISWYHWRNSHISLKTMQLMIRPRF; encoded by the exons ATGGAGGGAATGTTGAGCATTTTGATTTTGACTATGTTGTTGAAATCAACGAATGGACAATTGTTATACGATGATTTGGAGGAAGAGCAAAAATGTGTGAACGTGGCAACACACATTATAAAAAATGAACTACAACAATTTACCAAAAACATTGAAAGAATGGTGAAGCAAAATATGGAAGGAATAAAAAATCTCGACGCAAGTGTCAGGAATATAGGAGATAAATTAACCTGCAGTGATAGATTGACACCCATATTCG GCACCGACTGTGCTGACATTTTAAAGAGATACCCAGATACAAGATGGAAGAACGGGGTGTACGATATTTTTGGTTTAAACAGAACAAAGGCCGTGTACTGTGATATGACCACTGACAACGGAGGTTGGACG GTGATTCAGCGGAGAGTGGATGGATCGGTGGACTTTAACAATAACTGGACGGAATACAAGAACGGGTTTGGATTTGCTGATCATGAGTATTGGATAG GAAATGACATGCTACATAGACTGACGTCACAGAAGCTCCAGGAACTGCGAGTAGACATGGAGAGATTCAACGGAGAAAAGGCCTATGCTGTTTACTCACGGTTTGCTGTCGGTAACGAGACCAGTAAATATAAGTTGGAGGTGAATGGATACAGTGGAAATGCAG GGGATAGTCTGAAAGTACACAACAATAAGAAGTTCTCCACACCGGACCAGGATAACGACAATGACAGCCGTTCCTGTGGCACCACCTGGAGATCGGGATGGTGGTTCGACCATTGTTTCCAGGCCAACCCTAATGGACAGTACACCGACTCTGAGAAAactgattttaaatatatttcatggtATCACTGGAGAAACTCGCATATATCTCTTAAAACGATGCAGTTGATGATTCGTCCTCGATTCTGA